One Kaistella polysaccharea DNA segment encodes these proteins:
- a CDS encoding oxygenase MpaB family protein, protein MGGYDFAYLNKPLIFTEALNKGAVKRLKYTLEFWVNVTRENALKPQLEAHQLIVRTRLMHSYARLKIKEKTEQWDFDNWGEPINSWDMIATYTGFSLVFMQGLKKLGIIISDEEENGLFHLWKYIGYLLGIPAEFLPDNRQEAVAQFYWWTTIQDQGDGDSVQLAKALLQENLENTIYKHSFQRKILKNLHQSMNWFLLDEEINKRLQIPKPAKAFLVFPRIVVKGNKISQKIYLRNSTKYQKLVEMGSEQQLKVLADYIKHTPQESPH, encoded by the coding sequence ATGGGTGGTTATGATTTCGCTTATCTGAACAAACCATTGATTTTCACAGAAGCGCTAAATAAAGGCGCTGTAAAGCGTTTGAAATACACATTGGAGTTCTGGGTAAATGTCACGCGAGAAAATGCTTTAAAACCTCAATTAGAGGCACACCAATTAATTGTAAGAACGCGATTAATGCATTCTTACGCTCGTTTAAAAATTAAAGAAAAGACAGAACAGTGGGATTTCGATAATTGGGGCGAACCCATCAATTCCTGGGATATGATTGCAACTTACACGGGATTTTCATTGGTATTTATGCAAGGTTTAAAAAAGTTAGGAATTATCATTTCCGATGAGGAAGAGAACGGACTTTTTCATCTTTGGAAATATATCGGTTATCTCCTTGGAATTCCTGCCGAGTTTTTACCAGATAATCGCCAAGAAGCCGTAGCACAGTTTTATTGGTGGACAACGATTCAAGATCAAGGCGATGGCGATTCAGTTCAATTGGCAAAAGCCTTACTCCAGGAAAATTTAGAAAATACGATTTACAAACATTCCTTTCAACGAAAAATTTTGAAAAACCTTCATCAAAGCATGAATTGGTTTTTATTGGATGAAGAAATTAATAAAAGACTTCAAATTCCAAAACCGGCAAAAGCATTTTTAGTTTTTCCTCGAATTGTGGTGAAAGGAAATAAAATATCTCAGAAAATCTATCTGCGTAATTCCACGAAATATCAAAAATTGGTGGAAATGGGAAGTGAGCAACAGCTGAAAGTTTTAGCGGATTACATCAAACATACACCGCAAGAATCTCCTCATTAA
- a CDS encoding alpha-amylase family glycosyl hydrolase: MKYFYTLLIAILLPYFALGQSTNITSTINPASFNETDAITITFKVDESAFGVATSHALYLWAWSYDSANTLNDSPTNGAWNASSSTSKLTYVSSSGSIGTYTYTMNTVKSFYGNRALPLSKIGYLVKTLDGGKQSQDTVVNVGKFQFDLTAPKQGSTNIVAAGTVLNIIGTSTLPANYVVKADGTTIYTSTSSATALNYSYTVTQNALIEVIATNAADATAVVTKSFTVALSTAVQTAAIPSYMRQGITYDPTDATKVGLALYAPNKPYVHVIGSFNNWTVSSTFLMKRDTSNPDLYWLEVTGLTPQQIYTFQYRTADGIKVADPYSPLVLSPFDDPYITSAVYPNLPAYPAGQNFEVSIIQTAKPKYNWTVSNFAKPAKEKLMVYEMLVRDFTTERTWQSLIKKIDYLKELNINAVELMPVMEFDGNESWGYNTGFHYALDKAYGTPEKFKEFIDLCHQNGIAVILDIALNHATGRSPIERMWMVDPDGDGFGDPAANNPYFNQTAKHAYSVFNDFNHSSSATKYYVERVLEQWIKEYKVDGFRWDLTKGFTQNCSAGDNACTNRYQQDRVDILKAYADKQWSYDTNSYVIFEHLGLPIEERQWANYRIEEGKGVMMWDKETEPYNENTMGYGGLKSEFKNVDFEEHTFTERRALSYGESHDEERIMFKNLAYGNSTSGYNVKNLATALERQKAYAAVFLTVPGPKMIWQFAELGYDKSIFTCADDTVNSPDDSIPGDCKLDNKESAFGLAYDKQAARQSVYNTWAKILSLRLSNEVFDTKDFKVESGNLMPRIFITNTTTSADLKNVVVLANFTLTAQNIVPSFPKTGTWVNLMDNVPFDVTSQTAPITIEAGGFRIFGDAKAVLETTEVGQTTNSVSLMLTQNPVTNGTATIRYTNAKNGKVAIYDLAGALVKTIKISKDNGDETISVNGLQTGMYLLQLKSEKGVAVTKMIVK; the protein is encoded by the coding sequence ATGAAATATTTTTATACGCTATTGATTGCGATACTTTTACCCTATTTCGCATTGGGGCAAAGTACCAACATTACAAGTACAATAAACCCTGCGTCGTTTAATGAAACCGATGCAATTACGATCACATTTAAGGTAGATGAGAGCGCCTTTGGTGTTGCAACATCGCACGCGCTTTATTTATGGGCTTGGTCTTACGACTCTGCTAATACGCTTAACGATTCCCCCACAAATGGAGCTTGGAATGCATCAAGTTCAACCAGTAAATTAACCTACGTTTCAAGTTCAGGTTCTATAGGAACATATACGTATACCATGAATACCGTAAAGTCATTTTACGGAAACAGAGCGCTTCCACTGTCAAAAATTGGTTATTTAGTTAAAACATTAGATGGGGGTAAACAGTCGCAGGATACCGTTGTTAATGTTGGGAAATTTCAATTTGATTTAACGGCTCCTAAACAAGGAAGTACAAATATTGTAGCTGCTGGAACTGTTTTAAATATTATAGGAACTTCAACTTTACCAGCGAATTATGTCGTTAAAGCAGATGGAACTACCATCTATACAAGTACAAGTTCAGCTACAGCCTTAAATTATAGTTATACGGTAACTCAAAATGCTCTGATTGAAGTTATAGCGACTAACGCAGCTGATGCGACCGCTGTGGTTACCAAATCATTTACCGTAGCATTGTCAACAGCTGTGCAAACTGCCGCAATTCCATCGTATATGAGACAAGGAATTACGTATGACCCCACAGATGCCACGAAGGTTGGTTTAGCATTGTACGCACCAAATAAACCGTACGTTCATGTTATTGGAAGTTTTAATAACTGGACTGTAAGCAGCACTTTCCTGATGAAAAGGGATACATCAAATCCTGATTTATACTGGTTAGAAGTTACAGGACTTACGCCACAACAAATTTATACCTTCCAGTACCGCACCGCAGACGGAATTAAAGTGGCAGATCCTTATTCGCCCCTAGTTCTATCGCCGTTCGACGATCCGTATATAACTTCGGCAGTTTATCCAAATCTTCCTGCTTATCCGGCAGGACAGAATTTTGAAGTGTCTATTATCCAAACTGCTAAACCAAAATATAACTGGACGGTTTCTAATTTTGCTAAACCTGCAAAAGAAAAATTAATGGTTTATGAAATGCTCGTTCGGGATTTTACAACTGAGAGAACTTGGCAGTCACTTATTAAAAAGATTGACTATTTAAAAGAATTAAATATTAATGCGGTCGAATTAATGCCTGTAATGGAATTCGACGGAAATGAATCTTGGGGTTATAACACAGGATTTCATTATGCGCTGGATAAAGCGTACGGAACACCAGAAAAATTCAAAGAATTTATCGATTTATGTCATCAGAATGGGATTGCAGTAATCCTTGATATCGCATTAAATCACGCAACGGGTAGAAGCCCTATTGAAAGAATGTGGATGGTTGATCCAGACGGTGATGGCTTCGGCGATCCTGCGGCAAATAATCCCTATTTTAATCAAACTGCAAAGCATGCTTACAGTGTATTTAATGATTTTAACCATTCATCCTCTGCCACAAAATATTACGTAGAACGCGTTTTGGAACAGTGGATCAAAGAATACAAAGTAGATGGTTTCCGTTGGGATTTAACCAAAGGATTTACTCAAAATTGTTCTGCAGGTGATAATGCTTGTACAAATAGATATCAGCAAGATCGTGTTGATATTCTAAAAGCTTATGCCGACAAACAATGGAGTTATGATACAAATTCTTATGTCATTTTCGAACATTTAGGTTTACCAATAGAGGAAAGACAGTGGGCGAACTATAGAATCGAAGAAGGTAAAGGAGTAATGATGTGGGATAAAGAGACCGAACCGTACAATGAAAATACAATGGGCTATGGCGGTTTAAAAAGTGAATTTAAAAATGTTGATTTTGAAGAGCACACGTTTACCGAGAGAAGAGCGCTAAGTTATGGCGAAAGTCATGATGAAGAACGAATCATGTTTAAAAATCTGGCTTATGGAAACTCCACCTCCGGTTATAATGTGAAAAATTTGGCTACAGCATTGGAAAGACAAAAAGCATATGCAGCAGTTTTCTTAACAGTGCCGGGACCAAAAATGATTTGGCAATTTGCGGAATTGGGATATGACAAAAGTATTTTCACCTGTGCTGACGATACTGTAAATAGTCCGGATGATTCAATTCCTGGAGATTGTAAACTCGACAATAAAGAATCAGCCTTCGGACTTGCTTATGACAAGCAAGCCGCAAGACAATCCGTCTATAACACTTGGGCGAAAATTCTTTCTTTGAGATTATCCAATGAAGTTTTCGATACCAAAGACTTTAAAGTGGAGTCCGGTAATTTAATGCCGAGAATTTTCATTACCAATACAACGACTTCAGCAGATTTGAAAAACGTCGTAGTTCTGGCGAATTTTACGTTAACTGCCCAAAATATTGTTCCGAGTTTTCCAAAAACTGGAACTTGGGTGAACTTAATGGATAATGTTCCCTTTGACGTGACAAGTCAAACAGCTCCGATCACGATTGAAGCAGGAGGCTTCCGAATTTTCGGCGATGCGAAAGCAGTGTTGGAAACAACAGAAGTTGGTCAAACTACAAATTCAGTTTCACTAATGTTAACTCAGAATCCTGTAACAAACGGAACTGCAACAATTCGATACACCAACGCGAAAAATGGAAAAGTTGCGATTTATGATCTTGCGGGAGCTTTGGTGAAAACGATTAAAATTTCTAAAGATAATGGGGACGAAACCATTTCTGTAAACGGTTTGCAAACTGGAATGTATCTCCTTCAGTTGAAATCTGAAAAAGGAGTTGCAGTAACAAAAATGATTGTGAAGTAA
- a CDS encoding DUF4230 domain-containing protein, whose protein sequence is MNFKKYKFIFWSLGALAVIFIGYILYQMTQSSSINSMMTLLMLLLGLVLGGAIAFLASKKMTSSAPVITESSHTIAESMRKVFKVVSAEGHFNEIYNYEESTKLFNFIPSKKKALVIIEAKILVGYDFEKFQWEVDEVNRKVKLLNFPAPQILSTETDYKYYNIEEQFFNLFSKDDLAKIQQNGKRQVIEAAKKSHLPEVAAEQMRTLLTELLAGKNFILENAAAISESKNFIDYKPTITKES, encoded by the coding sequence ATGAACTTTAAAAAATATAAATTTATTTTCTGGTCTTTAGGAGCGTTAGCTGTTATTTTTATTGGATATATTCTTTATCAGATGACACAGAGTTCCTCAATAAATTCCATGATGACACTTTTGATGTTGCTTCTTGGATTGGTTTTAGGTGGCGCGATTGCCTTTTTAGCCTCAAAAAAAATGACATCTTCTGCACCAGTAATTACCGAAAGTTCTCATACAATTGCTGAAAGTATGCGAAAGGTTTTTAAAGTGGTTTCCGCCGAAGGACATTTCAATGAAATTTATAATTATGAAGAATCGACGAAACTCTTCAACTTTATTCCTTCCAAAAAGAAAGCTTTGGTGATTATCGAAGCGAAAATTTTGGTGGGTTATGATTTTGAAAAATTTCAGTGGGAGGTTGATGAGGTCAATAGAAAAGTTAAACTGCTCAATTTTCCGGCACCTCAAATTCTTTCTACAGAAACAGATTACAAATATTACAATATCGAAGAGCAGTTTTTCAATCTTTTCAGTAAAGATGATTTGGCAAAAATTCAACAAAACGGGAAACGGCAGGTGATTGAAGCTGCAAAAAAATCGCATTTACCGGAAGTAGCTGCTGAACAGATGCGCACTCTTTTAACGGAACTTTTAGCTGGTAAAAACTTTATTCTGGAAAATGCTGCTGCTATTTCTGAAAGTAAAAACTTTATCGATTATAAACCCACTATAACTAAAGAATCTTAA
- a CDS encoding LuxE/PaaK family acyltransferase has translation MIANERRRRDIFYLSLKISSSFTFIIVTYIVSSSYYLSVFLQTMTMSVFQIQTEEEFQQKCLETFQYQYNNIEVYRKFVDFLNINPNEIKAIEKIPFLPIEMFKNHTLLDKNKRADLFFQSSGTTQMNLSKHWIADEKLYQESIEKSFEQFIGKAEDYIFLGLLPSYLEKQNSSLIYMVDFLMKKSGKPENGYFLYNHAELFEVLKKLSKQNKKVILFGVAFALLDFLDFAKKNDLIVEFSDQFIIIETGGMKGRKQEMTKDELLAIFHKGFGTEKIYSEYSMTELLSQAYSLGQNIYDCPNWMRILIRNTEDPFSYVEPGRNGAINIIDLANCHSCSFIATQDLGRILLNSEILRVAQNDKDLPEINQNQFQVLGRIDHSDIRGCSLLVS, from the coding sequence ATGATAGCAAATGAACGCCGAAGGCGTGATATTTTTTACCTCTCTTTGAAAATATCTTCATCGTTCACCTTTATTATTGTTACGTATATCGTTTCTTCTTCCTATTATTTATCAGTATTTTTGCAAACTATGACGATGAGTGTTTTTCAGATCCAGACCGAAGAAGAATTCCAGCAGAAATGTCTGGAAACTTTTCAATATCAGTACAATAATATTGAGGTTTACCGAAAGTTTGTCGATTTTCTAAACATTAATCCCAACGAGATTAAGGCAATTGAAAAAATTCCTTTTTTACCGATTGAAATGTTTAAAAATCATACGCTTTTAGATAAAAATAAAAGGGCGGATTTGTTTTTTCAAAGTTCCGGAACGACTCAAATGAATCTTTCCAAACATTGGATCGCTGATGAAAAGTTGTATCAGGAAAGTATTGAAAAAAGTTTCGAACAGTTTATTGGAAAAGCAGAAGATTATATTTTCCTCGGCCTTTTGCCAAGTTATCTGGAAAAGCAGAATTCTTCCTTAATATATATGGTGGATTTTCTGATGAAGAAATCAGGCAAACCAGAAAACGGCTATTTTCTTTACAACCATGCAGAACTTTTTGAAGTGTTAAAGAAACTTTCAAAGCAAAATAAAAAAGTCATCTTGTTCGGAGTTGCTTTTGCGCTGCTGGATTTTCTGGATTTTGCTAAAAAAAATGATCTTATCGTTGAATTTTCAGATCAATTCATCATCATCGAAACTGGCGGAATGAAAGGTCGTAAGCAAGAAATGACCAAAGATGAATTGTTGGCCATTTTTCACAAAGGTTTTGGAACAGAAAAAATTTACTCCGAATATTCGATGACGGAATTGCTTTCTCAAGCGTATTCTTTAGGTCAGAATATTTACGATTGTCCAAATTGGATGCGTATTCTCATTAGAAATACCGAAGATCCTTTTTCGTATGTTGAACCCGGAAGAAATGGAGCTATTAATATTATCGATTTAGCAAACTGCCATTCCTGCAGCTTTATTGCGACGCAGGATTTGGGCAGAATTCTGTTGAATTCTGAGATTCTTCGCGTTGCTCAGAATGACAAGGATTTGCCAGAAATTAATCAAAACCAATTTCAAGTGTTAGGACGAATTGATCATTCCGACATTCGCGGTTGCAGTTTGTTGGTTTCTTAA
- the tnpA gene encoding IS200/IS605 family transposase: MSSGTFSQIYIQLVFVVKGRENILKKTFREEVFKYMSGIIKAKGQKSIIINGVEDHVHLFIGIKPSMRLSDLVRDIKNNTTNFINEKRFVMGKFAWQEGYGAFSYSQSQIDNVYKYILNQETHHEKKSFKEEYVELLKRFEIDYQEEYLFEFYGDE; this comes from the coding sequence ATGAGTTCCGGAACATTTTCACAAATTTATATTCAGCTCGTCTTTGTCGTCAAAGGCAGAGAGAATATTCTGAAGAAAACTTTTAGAGAAGAAGTTTTTAAATATATGAGCGGAATTATAAAAGCTAAAGGACAAAAAAGTATAATTATTAATGGTGTTGAAGATCACGTTCATCTTTTTATTGGGATAAAGCCAAGTATGCGCCTTTCTGATCTCGTAAGAGACATTAAAAATAATACGACTAACTTTATTAATGAAAAGAGATTTGTTATGGGGAAATTTGCGTGGCAGGAAGGTTACGGTGCATTTTCTTATTCCCAATCCCAGATAGATAATGTTTATAAGTATATTTTAAATCAGGAAACTCATCACGAAAAAAAGAGTTTTAAAGAAGAATATGTGGAACTTCTTAAGAGATTTGAAATTGATTATCAAGAAGAATATTTATTTGAGTTTTATGGTGATGAGTAG
- the uraH gene encoding hydroxyisourate hydrolase produces MKNFIFAFIFAMISTTAFGQSTEKTYQLSSHILDVSKGMPAAGVTIKLEKYIPETKTWAFADEKVTDKNGRVPNFLDSSAANNGTYKLTYYTKEYFQKSGTESFYPWVEVVFQIADNTHYHVPITLSAYGYSTYRGN; encoded by the coding sequence ATGAAAAATTTTATTTTCGCATTTATATTTGCGATGATTTCAACGACGGCATTTGGTCAAAGTACTGAAAAAACGTATCAACTTTCCAGTCACATTCTGGACGTTTCTAAAGGAATGCCTGCAGCAGGTGTAACCATTAAACTGGAAAAATACATTCCAGAGACAAAAACCTGGGCTTTTGCAGATGAAAAAGTTACCGACAAAAATGGTCGTGTACCGAATTTCTTAGACAGCAGTGCGGCAAATAATGGAACGTATAAACTGACTTATTATACAAAGGAATATTTCCAAAAAAGTGGTACTGAAAGTTTTTATCCGTGGGTAGAAGTGGTTTTCCAAATCGCTGATAATACACATTATCATGTACCAATCACGCTTTCCGCATACGGTTACTCGACATATAGAGGAAACTAA
- a CDS encoding UDP-2,3-diacylglucosamine diphosphatase gives MKIQLEPNKKIYFASDQHFGAPSPKESKVREDKFIRWLDEIKADAQVLFLMGDLFDFWHEWNHVIPKGYVRVLGKLAELKDSGIDLYMFVGNHDLWMKNYFEEEIGCKVFFDKQYFEINGKNFLLAHGDGLGPGDKGYKRMKKLFTNPLAQWAFKWLHPDIAMKMAIYFSTKNKMISGEEDKEFLGEDKEFLIIYSKEKLKTEKIDYFIYGHRHLPMVLDLENGKAFYINLGDWISYFTYGEFSTDFQLKTFEN, from the coding sequence ATGAAAATCCAATTAGAACCAAATAAGAAAATCTATTTCGCTTCCGATCAGCATTTTGGTGCACCTTCGCCGAAAGAAAGTAAAGTTCGCGAAGATAAATTTATCCGTTGGCTGGACGAAATAAAAGCTGATGCTCAGGTTTTATTTTTGATGGGCGATTTGTTTGATTTTTGGCACGAGTGGAATCATGTTATTCCGAAAGGATATGTGCGGGTTTTAGGAAAATTAGCCGAACTGAAAGATTCTGGAATAGACCTTTATATGTTTGTCGGAAACCACGACTTGTGGATGAAAAATTATTTCGAAGAAGAAATCGGCTGCAAAGTTTTTTTTGATAAACAATATTTTGAAATCAATGGCAAGAACTTTCTACTTGCTCACGGCGATGGTTTAGGTCCGGGCGATAAAGGATATAAAAGAATGAAAAAACTCTTCACCAATCCTTTAGCACAGTGGGCTTTCAAATGGTTGCATCCGGATATTGCCATGAAAATGGCCATTTATTTTTCGACTAAAAATAAAATGATTTCAGGCGAAGAAGACAAAGAGTTTTTGGGAGAAGACAAAGAATTTCTCATTATTTATTCCAAAGAAAAACTAAAGACTGAAAAGATAGATTATTTCATTTATGGTCATAGACACTTGCCAATGGTTTTGGATTTAGAAAATGGAAAAGCCTTCTACATCAACCTTGGTGACTGGATTTCTTACTTTACCTACGGTGAATTTTCGACTGATTTTCAATTGAAGACATTCGAAAACTAA
- a CDS encoding 6-pyruvoyl trahydropterin synthase family protein, with the protein MIRITKIFTFETAHVLYNYDGKCKNMHGHSYKLFVTVKGNPINDLDHPKNGMVVDFGDIKKIVKSEILNVWDHAVMLNGNSPHKQLGEDLEQQGHKVIYCDYQPTCENMLYDIAAKIKKQLPETVSLAYLKLHETENSYGEWFAEDQSM; encoded by the coding sequence ATGATACGAATCACCAAAATTTTTACTTTCGAAACCGCCCACGTTCTCTACAATTATGATGGCAAATGCAAAAATATGCATGGACATTCCTATAAACTATTCGTTACGGTAAAAGGAAATCCAATTAACGATTTAGACCATCCAAAAAACGGAATGGTTGTAGATTTTGGCGATATCAAAAAAATTGTAAAATCTGAAATTCTTAATGTTTGGGATCATGCCGTTATGTTGAATGGAAATTCTCCGCACAAACAATTAGGTGAAGATTTAGAACAACAAGGTCATAAAGTAATTTACTGCGATTATCAGCCAACGTGCGAGAATATGCTTTATGATATCGCAGCTAAAATAAAAAAGCAACTTCCGGAAACCGTTTCTTTAGCTTATCTTAAACTCCATGAAACCGAAAATTCGTACGGGGAATGGTTTGCAGAAGATCAGTCGATGTGA
- the aceA gene encoding isocitrate lyase yields the protein MNKQEQIQQLEKEWLESPRWNGIKRPYAAEKVLKLRGSYKLDYTIAKLMSEKLWDKLNNQDFVAGLGALTGNQAVQEVDAGLEAIYLSGWQVAADANLSGEMYPDQSLYPANSVPSVVKRINNALLRADQIQSVNEVKSEDCKDYLVPIVADAEAGFGGNLNAFELMKQMIEAGAAGVHFEDQLSSAKKCGHLGGKVLVPTQEAINKLVAARLAADVCGVPTVLVARTDADAADLLTSDIDDRDKRFVTGKRTSEGFYEVKNGVEQGIDRGLAYAPYADLIWMETSNPDLDYARKFAEGIHAKFPGKMLAYNCSPSFNWAAKLSVPEMETFREELAAMGYKFQFITLAGFHALNTSMFELALAYKERGMAGYSELQEREFALQSKGFRAVKHQSFVGTSYFDEVQTVVTDGTSSTNALAGSTEAEQFH from the coding sequence ATGAACAAGCAAGAACAAATCCAGCAACTGGAAAAAGAATGGTTAGAAAGTCCAAGATGGAACGGTATCAAAAGACCGTACGCCGCAGAAAAAGTATTGAAACTTCGGGGATCTTACAAACTCGATTACACGATTGCCAAATTAATGTCGGAGAAATTATGGGATAAATTAAACAACCAGGATTTCGTAGCAGGTTTAGGTGCCTTAACCGGAAACCAAGCCGTACAGGAAGTTGACGCCGGTTTGGAAGCGATTTATCTTTCAGGTTGGCAAGTTGCCGCCGATGCGAATTTGAGTGGCGAAATGTATCCAGATCAAAGTTTGTATCCTGCGAATTCAGTTCCGTCTGTAGTGAAAAGAATTAATAATGCGTTGTTGCGCGCCGATCAAATTCAGTCTGTAAATGAAGTTAAAAGTGAAGATTGCAAAGATTATTTAGTTCCAATCGTAGCAGATGCTGAAGCAGGTTTCGGTGGAAACTTAAACGCTTTTGAATTGATGAAGCAAATGATTGAAGCCGGAGCAGCCGGAGTTCACTTTGAAGACCAATTATCATCCGCAAAAAAATGTGGACATTTAGGTGGAAAAGTTTTAGTTCCGACTCAGGAAGCGATTAATAAATTAGTTGCCGCTCGTTTGGCTGCCGATGTTTGCGGCGTTCCAACCGTTCTGGTAGCAAGAACTGATGCTGATGCTGCAGATTTATTGACGTCAGATATTGACGATAGAGACAAAAGGTTCGTGACCGGAAAAAGAACAAGTGAAGGTTTCTATGAAGTGAAAAATGGAGTAGAGCAGGGAATCGACAGAGGTTTGGCTTATGCACCTTACGCCGATCTGATATGGATGGAAACTTCAAATCCTGATTTGGATTACGCGAGAAAATTCGCAGAAGGAATTCACGCAAAATTCCCGGGAAAAATGTTAGCATATAATTGTTCACCATCTTTCAACTGGGCTGCGAAATTATCCGTTCCAGAAATGGAGACGTTCCGCGAGGAATTAGCAGCGATGGGTTACAAATTCCAGTTCATTACTTTAGCCGGATTCCACGCATTAAATACGTCTATGTTCGAGTTGGCGTTGGCGTACAAAGAAAGAGGAATGGCCGGTTACAGCGAATTGCAGGAAAGAGAATTCGCCCTGCAATCCAAAGGTTTCCGCGCGGTGAAACACCAGAGTTTTGTTGGAACGTCTTATTTCGATGAAGTGCAAACGGTTGTAACAGACGGAACTTCTTCTACGAACGCCTTAGCCGGTTCTACCGAAGCAGAACAGTTTCATTAA
- the aceB gene encoding malate synthase A: protein METATQFQILPQEQYNDLFTSELVKFLTELHSRFNNERIALLHSRTMKQVEFDHHQLPKFLPETEEIRTGNWVCNPLPKDLLDRRVEITGPVERKMVINALNSGSSTFMADFEDSNSPTWENCMEGQRNLSDAVNRTISFENENGKKYELGENLATLLVRPRGLHLGEKNIEFNGEKASGSLIDFGIYFFRNAKKLIENGSGPYFYLPKLEHYKEAKWWNDVFKFSQDYLEIPQGTVKATVLIETITAAFQLDEILYELKEHSSGLNCGRWDYIFSYIKKFRNLPEFLVPDRDQVTMASPFMSAYSKRVIQVCHKRNVHAMGGMAAQIPVKNNEAENEIAYAKVRADKQREVKNGHDGTWVAHPGLVSVAKKIFDEFMPTPNQIDKKFEEYHISEENLLEIPKGTITEKGVRKNINVGILYIESWLMGVGAAALYNLMEDAATAEISRTQVWQWLKNEAKLDDGRTLMPEMVLTWQEEELEKIKNYVGDDRYDNGKFELATELFDDLILNYNFAEFLTLKAYQFI from the coding sequence ATGGAAACGGCAACACAATTTCAAATTCTTCCTCAAGAACAATACAACGACCTATTTACTTCCGAATTAGTTAAGTTCTTAACTGAACTCCATTCGAGATTTAATAATGAAAGAATTGCGCTTTTGCATTCACGAACAATGAAACAGGTTGAATTTGATCATCATCAACTTCCTAAATTTTTACCTGAAACGGAGGAGATCAGAACTGGAAACTGGGTTTGTAATCCACTTCCGAAAGATCTATTAGATAGAAGAGTGGAGATTACGGGACCTGTGGAAAGAAAAATGGTCATCAACGCTTTGAATTCAGGGTCTTCCACTTTTATGGCCGATTTTGAAGACAGTAATTCTCCGACTTGGGAAAATTGTATGGAGGGACAAAGAAATCTTTCAGATGCCGTAAACAGAACCATCAGTTTTGAAAATGAAAATGGTAAAAAATATGAACTGGGTGAAAATTTAGCCACCCTTTTAGTTCGTCCGAGAGGTTTGCATCTAGGAGAAAAAAATATTGAATTTAATGGTGAAAAAGCCTCAGGTTCTTTAATTGATTTTGGAATTTACTTCTTTAGAAATGCTAAAAAGTTAATTGAGAACGGAAGCGGACCTTATTTTTACTTACCAAAATTAGAACATTATAAAGAAGCGAAATGGTGGAATGACGTTTTCAAATTTTCTCAGGACTATTTAGAAATTCCTCAAGGAACTGTCAAAGCCACAGTTTTGATTGAAACCATTACGGCTGCTTTTCAACTCGACGAAATTTTATATGAATTAAAAGAACACAGCTCCGGTTTAAACTGTGGACGTTGGGATTACATTTTCTCTTACATCAAAAAATTTAGAAATCTCCCTGAATTTTTAGTTCCGGACCGAGATCAGGTTACGATGGCTTCTCCTTTTATGAGTGCTTACTCGAAAAGAGTAATTCAGGTTTGTCACAAAAGAAATGTTCACGCGATGGGCGGAATGGCCGCTCAGATTCCAGTAAAAAATAATGAAGCAGAAAACGAAATCGCTTATGCAAAAGTTCGTGCGGATAAACAACGTGAAGTTAAAAACGGACACGATGGAACTTGGGTTGCGCATCCTGGATTGGTTTCTGTGGCCAAGAAAATATTCGATGAATTTATGCCGACTCCAAATCAAATTGATAAAAAATTTGAAGAGTATCATATTTCAGAAGAAAATCTTCTTGAAATTCCAAAAGGAACAATTACTGAAAAAGGTGTTAGAAAAAATATTAATGTCGGAATCTTATATATAGAATCATGGTTAATGGGTGTTGGCGCCGCCGCTTTATACAATTTAATGGAAGACGCCGCAACCGCAGAAATCTCCAGAACTCAAGTTTGGCAATGGCTGAAAAATGAAGCAAAATTAGACGATGGCAGAACCTTAATGCCCGAAATGGTTTTGACCTGGCAAGAAGAAGAATTAGAGAAAATCAAAAATTATGTCGGCGACGATCGCTACGACAACGGAAAATTCGAATTAGCAACCGAACTTTTTGATGACCTCATTCTCAATTACAACTTCGCAGAATTCCTGACTTTGAAAGCGTATCAGTTTATTTAA